One window of the Candidatus Babeliales bacterium genome contains the following:
- a CDS encoding ribonucleoside-diphosphate reductase subunit alpha has protein sequence MEQHNRVTTAPFLISDACEKVENNISMFSVVKADGTREIINEKRLRQTIGFACIGYESYVDPELILRETLKNIFDGITASGIADAFILAATAFIERDPAYSKIAMRLQLKKLFKQVTFTSISRINSEEVYRNSFITGITRGIDANLLDKRLAGFDCEYLAQQLIPERDNLLDYMGMNTLYKRYFLRNETEHIELPQAFWMRVAMGLAYNEIDKNKIAVDFYHVMSMLHYVPSTPTLLHSGLLRSQLSSCFLATVEDDLNHIFKSYSDSAQLAKWSGGVAVDWSNIRACGAMIDSIKEESQGVVPFLKINNDVIAAIKRSGKRRSAAVVYLETWHLEIEDFIDLRKNTGDERRRTHDLNIANWIPDLFMKRVLADEQWTLFSPDETSDLHHLYGKAFEKRYIEYEQLVVLDGITMHKTISARGLWRKMLSRLFETGQPWITFKDACNVRSPQDHVGVVHSSNLCTEITLNTSAQEIAVCNLGSINLARHVKNGAIDEEKLSKTITTAVRMLDNVIDINYYPVAEAEASNMRHRPVGLGIMGFQDLLYQVGINFSSLQAIAYSDELMEFIAYHAILTSSQLAKERGTYATYKGSKWDRNIFPQDTIDLLEQERGVEVKVQRGGKLDWTSVRNHVQRYGMRNSNVMAIAPTATIANIAGVFPSIEPIYKNIYVKANMSGEFTVLNNFLIEDLKNLGLWNNNMLELLKYYDGNVQMIEAIPQTLKDKYCEAFEIDPVHLITITAARGKWLDQSISHNVFMKGVSGKLLHDIYVAAWQSGLKTTYYLRTLGASQIEKASLDAQKFGFTQKRIYKTVNGIMEDVPLEEEQVITSDDDILSGASCTISDDLACDSCQ, from the coding sequence ATGGAACAACATAATAGAGTCACAACCGCACCCTTTTTGATAAGTGATGCATGTGAAAAGGTAGAAAATAATATCTCTATGTTTTCTGTTGTAAAAGCTGATGGTACTCGTGAAATTATTAATGAGAAACGACTACGACAAACAATTGGCTTTGCGTGTATTGGCTATGAATCTTATGTTGATCCTGAGCTTATTTTACGTGAAACATTAAAAAATATTTTTGATGGAATTACCGCAAGCGGTATTGCCGATGCGTTTATTCTTGCTGCTACAGCTTTTATTGAACGTGATCCTGCATATAGTAAGATAGCAATGCGTTTGCAATTAAAAAAGCTATTTAAACAAGTAACATTTACATCTATTTCGCGTATTAATAGCGAAGAGGTGTATCGTAATTCTTTTATAACAGGTATTACACGTGGTATAGATGCTAATTTACTTGATAAGCGTTTAGCAGGATTTGATTGTGAATATCTTGCGCAACAATTGATTCCTGAACGAGATAATCTCCTTGATTATATGGGAATGAATACGCTATACAAGCGATATTTTCTAAGAAACGAAACAGAACATATTGAATTGCCACAGGCGTTTTGGATGCGTGTCGCGATGGGCCTTGCATATAATGAGATAGATAAAAATAAGATAGCAGTTGATTTTTATCACGTAATGTCAATGTTGCACTATGTTCCCAGCACGCCAACGTTGCTTCATTCGGGGTTATTGCGTTCACAATTAAGTTCTTGTTTTCTTGCAACAGTTGAAGATGATTTGAATCATATTTTCAAAAGCTATTCAGATTCTGCTCAGTTAGCAAAATGGTCTGGTGGCGTTGCAGTTGATTGGAGCAATATCCGTGCGTGTGGTGCGATGATTGATTCTATTAAAGAAGAAAGTCAAGGAGTAGTGCCGTTTCTTAAAATTAATAATGATGTTATTGCAGCAATTAAAAGAAGTGGTAAACGACGTAGCGCTGCAGTTGTGTATCTTGAAACATGGCATTTAGAGATTGAAGACTTTATTGATTTACGCAAAAATACTGGTGATGAACGTCGCCGCACTCATGATCTTAATATTGCTAATTGGATTCCTGACTTATTTATGAAACGTGTTCTTGCAGATGAGCAGTGGACATTATTCTCTCCTGATGAAACCTCTGATCTGCATCATTTATATGGCAAAGCGTTTGAAAAACGATATATAGAATATGAGCAATTAGTTGTATTAGATGGCATTACAATGCATAAAACAATTTCAGCTCGCGGATTATGGCGTAAAATGTTAAGCCGCCTATTTGAAACGGGTCAGCCATGGATTACCTTTAAAGATGCGTGTAATGTACGTTCACCACAAGATCATGTTGGCGTTGTTCATAGTTCTAATTTATGTACAGAAATCACACTTAATACCTCAGCACAAGAAATTGCTGTATGTAATTTAGGTTCAATTAATCTTGCACGCCATGTAAAAAATGGAGCAATCGATGAAGAAAAATTAAGCAAAACTATTACTACTGCTGTACGTATGTTAGATAATGTTATTGATATAAATTACTATCCTGTTGCAGAGGCAGAAGCATCAAATATGCGTCATCGTCCTGTCGGACTTGGTATTATGGGATTTCAGGATCTGCTATATCAAGTAGGTATTAATTTTTCATCATTACAAGCAATTGCCTATTCTGATGAGCTTATGGAATTTATAGCATATCACGCAATTTTAACTTCCTCACAATTGGCTAAAGAACGCGGCACATATGCAACATATAAAGGTTCTAAATGGGATAGAAATATTTTTCCCCAAGATACTATTGATCTTCTTGAGCAAGAACGTGGTGTTGAAGTTAAAGTGCAGCGTGGCGGTAAACTTGATTGGACTTCTGTCCGGAATCACGTGCAACGTTATGGTATGCGTAACTCAAATGTTATGGCAATTGCACCAACCGCAACAATTGCAAATATCGCTGGCGTGTTTCCTTCCATCGAGCCAATTTATAAAAATATTTATGTTAAAGCAAATATGAGTGGTGAATTTACCGTTCTTAATAATTTTTTAATAGAAGACTTAAAAAATCTTGGCTTGTGGAATAATAACATGCTTGAGTTACTTAAATACTATGATGGAAATGTGCAAATGATTGAAGCTATTCCACAAACCTTAAAAGATAAATATTGTGAAGCATTTGAAATTGATCCCGTGCATCTTATTACCATTACTGCAGCTCGTGGTAAATGGCTTGATCAAAGTATATCGCACAATGTTTTCATGAAGGGTGTTTCGGGGAAATTGTTACATGATATTTATGTTGCTGCATGGCAATCAGGTCTTAAAACAACATATTATTTACGTACGCTTGGTGCAAGTCAAATTGAAAAAGCAAGTTTAGATGCACAAAAATTTGGCTTTACACAAAAACGTATTTATAAAACAGTTAATGGTATTATGGAAGATGTTCCACTTGAAGAGGAACAGGTTATAACATCAGATGATGATATTTTGTCGGGTGCATCATGTACCATTTCAGATGATTTAGCATGTGATTCGTGTCAGTAA